From the genome of Desulfovibrio psychrotolerans, one region includes:
- a CDS encoding permease: MLESLSIFATAATAIFMEAAPFLLLGSLIGALLEVFVPPDTLARFIPRSAAGQVFTGVFAGMVLPTCECGIVPVVRRLLLKGVPPRVAIPFMMAAPVINPVVIASTLFAFQGSIEVVFLRCLFVLVPAVGLGLALGNAPAAQVLRHAPATTAALPAAMPGSHAAATFAAPHPVEQEHACGCGCGHAHGGKLTSVLFHTVAEFVSMARFLVLGAVVASAFKTFLPPEVLGYFADNAYLAIAGLMLLAVLLSICSEADAFVANSFASFPLTSKVAFMAIGPMVDLKLIPLFLMVFQRRVALCLIIVPTVIIYFMAALTAAMGG, from the coding sequence ATGCTGGAATCCCTCTCCATCTTCGCCACCGCTGCCACCGCCATTTTTATGGAGGCAGCCCCCTTCCTGCTGCTGGGTTCGCTCATCGGCGCACTTCTGGAAGTTTTTGTCCCGCCGGACACCCTTGCCCGCTTCATCCCCCGCAGCGCGGCGGGGCAAGTGTTCACGGGCGTGTTCGCGGGCATGGTGCTCCCCACCTGCGAATGCGGCATTGTGCCCGTGGTACGGCGGCTGCTGCTCAAAGGCGTGCCGCCACGGGTGGCCATTCCGTTCATGATGGCGGCCCCGGTCATCAATCCGGTGGTCATTGCCTCCACCCTGTTCGCCTTTCAGGGCAGTATAGAGGTTGTCTTCCTGCGTTGCCTGTTCGTACTGGTTCCGGCAGTGGGTCTGGGCCTTGCCCTCGGCAACGCGCCCGCCGCGCAGGTGCTGCGGCACGCCCCTGCAACAACTGCAGCACTGCCTGCAGCCATGCCGGGCAGTCACGCGGCGGCAACATTCGCCGCTCCGCATCCCGTGGAACAGGAGCACGCCTGCGGCTGCGGTTGCGGGCACGCCCACGGCGGCAAGCTCACTTCCGTCCTCTTCCATACGGTGGCGGAATTTGTCTCCATGGCCCGTTTTCTGGTGCTGGGCGCGGTGGTGGCTTCCGCCTTCAAGACCTTTCTGCCGCCCGAGGTGCTGGGCTACTTCGCAGACAACGCCTACCTCGCCATCGCGGGCCTTATGCTGCTGGCGGTTCTGCTCTCCATCTGCTCAGAGGCAGACGCCTTTGTTGCCAATTCCTTTGCCAGCTTTCCGCTCACCTCCAAGGTGGCGTTCATGGCCATAGGCCCCATGGTGGACCTCAAGCTCATCCCGCTCTTCCTCATGGTCTTCCAGCGCAGGGTGGCCCTCTGCCTCATCATCGTGCCCACGGTCATCATCTATTTCATGGCTGCGCTCACAGCCGCCATGGGAGGCTAG
- a CDS encoding TIGR03943 family putative permease subunit, translating to MAAFTRFLESCLLIWSGAFMLVLAHSTAYWRFLNPKYDWLTIVAGTALILLGFASLFHRSRRPRADELAALMVFAALAGAAFALPNPFYDEPPATFTGAEAREEITPRVTLGGREYVRINIAELLAHEGRNTLSAGGRYALRGRVARTPELDAAGYIAVNRLLIACCFADASGVGYLVRVDTPQNFTPGQWVRVAGTLRLLAESHDTAGDNGSDNGSKGARSLASFFAAAQNPQADGQSGTDAGTGFETGPGTDSTDRDTGTDDASVLPDSPPGSLPEPAPGLPSPAPGQPSAEGHISPGEAIPGLPPTPGKAIRVQGALSAILSDVFILHADHAEIVPVPDIPFIFDIREQEPYSY from the coding sequence ATGGCAGCGTTCACCCGTTTTCTGGAATCCTGCCTGCTCATCTGGTCCGGTGCGTTCATGCTGGTGCTGGCGCATTCGACCGCGTACTGGCGCTTTCTGAACCCCAAATACGACTGGCTGACCATTGTCGCCGGAACCGCACTTATCCTGCTGGGCTTCGCCAGCCTGTTCCACCGCAGCCGCAGGCCGCGCGCGGACGAGCTGGCGGCACTTATGGTCTTTGCGGCACTGGCGGGCGCGGCCTTTGCCCTGCCCAACCCCTTTTACGACGAACCGCCTGCCACCTTTACAGGTGCGGAGGCACGCGAAGAGATAACGCCCCGCGTCACACTGGGCGGCAGGGAATACGTGCGCATAAACATTGCGGAACTGCTGGCCCACGAGGGGCGCAACACCCTCTCCGCCGGGGGCCGCTACGCCCTGCGGGGCCGCGTGGCGCGTACTCCGGAACTGGATGCGGCGGGATACATTGCCGTAAACCGCCTGCTCATTGCCTGCTGCTTTGCAGATGCCTCCGGCGTGGGCTATCTGGTGCGGGTGGATACCCCGCAGAACTTCACCCCCGGCCAGTGGGTCCGCGTGGCGGGAACGCTCCGCCTGCTGGCAGAAAGCCACGATACGGCGGGTGACAACGGTAGCGACAACGGCAGCAAGGGAGCACGCAGTCTGGCATCGTTTTTCGCGGCAGCGCAAAACCCGCAGGCTGATGGCCAGAGCGGGACCGATGCCGGAACAGGCTTCGAAACAGGCCCCGGAACAGATTCAACAGACAGGGACACAGGAACGGATGACGCTTCCGTGCTGCCGGACAGCCCGCCCGGCAGCCTGCCCGAACCGGCTCCCGGCCTGCCCTCCCCGGCCCCCGGCCAACCCTCCGCTGAAGGACATATTTCCCCCGGCGAGGCCATTCCCGGCCTGCCGCCCACCCCCGGCAAAGCCATCCGGGTGCAGGGCGCACTGTCTGCCATTCTCAGCGATGTATTCATACTCCACGCAGACCATGCGGAGATTGTTCCCGTCCCGGACATCCCCTTCATCTTCGATATCCGCGAACAGGAACCCTACTCCTACTAA
- a CDS encoding GNAT family N-acetyltransferase gives MENTPTAPLPQVTFRETVREQDAADIRRIVQDTGFFTPEEVDVAEELVREHLAHGDASGYHFIMAEQQDELVGYACYGPTPAAEGTYDLYWIAVDPARRNMGLGKQLIAATAHKVRARNGRLLFAETSGMEKYGSTRAFYTRTGFTAEAVLKDFYRPGDDKVIYRLEV, from the coding sequence ATGGAAAACACACCCACCGCCCCTCTGCCGCAAGTCACCTTCCGCGAGACCGTACGGGAACAGGACGCCGCCGACATACGGCGCATAGTGCAGGACACAGGATTCTTCACCCCCGAAGAGGTGGACGTGGCCGAAGAACTGGTGCGAGAGCACCTCGCCCATGGCGATGCCAGCGGCTACCACTTTATCATGGCAGAACAGCAGGATGAACTGGTGGGCTACGCCTGCTACGGCCCCACCCCGGCAGCGGAGGGCACCTACGACCTGTACTGGATAGCCGTGGACCCCGCGCGGCGGAACATGGGGCTGGGCAAGCAGCTCATCGCCGCCACCGCGCACAAGGTGCGCGCCCGAAACGGCAGGCTGCTTTTTGCGGAAACTTCAGGTATGGAGAAATACGGGTCCACACGGGCATTCTACACACGCACCGGATTCACGGCGGAAGCCGTGCTTAAGGATTTTTACCGCCCCGGCGACGACAAGGTCATCTACCGGCTGGAAGTGTAA